The segment ACAGGTAAGCCTTTCGCTTTCAAAGCATCGACCATCATTTCAGCTTGATTTGGCGGCACAATCCGATCTTCGTCACCTTGGAAAAAGATGACTGGGCAAGACAAGCGATCGACAGCAGTGATCGGAGAGCGATCGTGATACAAATCAGCCCGTTCTGGATAAGCTCCAATCAAGCCATCTAAATACCGTGATTCAAATTTGTGCGTATCTTCTGCAAGCGCTTTGAGATCGCTTACGCCATAGTAACTTGCACCTGCTTTGAAAGTATTGCGGAAAGTTAGAGCACACAGCGTTGTATAACCGCCTGCACTTCCGCCTGCAATCACTAAGCGATCGCCATCGACTTTACCTTGTTCTGCGAGATACTTTGCTCCATTTGCACAGTCAGCCACATCGACAATTCCCCAAGTCCCTTTGAGTCTTTCTCGATAAGCTCGACCATATCCAGTACTGCCTCCATAGTTCACATCAAGGACAGCAAACCCACGGCTCGTCCAGTACTGAATGCCCAAGTTGAATGAAGCAGAAGTTGCAGCCGTTGGGCCTCCATGACTTTTAACTAACATCGGAGGAAGCTCGCCTTCGGGAGCTTGAAAGTCTTTGTTCTTCGGCGCATAGTAAAGCGCATGAGCCGTGAGATTGTTCTCCGTGGGAAACTCGATCGCTTCTGGAATGGACAAATAGCCTGGATCAATCCTGAGTTCACTGGCTCGTCTGAGAGTTTCAAACTGTTGAGTGTTGAAATCGTATTTGACGATCGCGCTCGGTGCAGTCGATGATCCGCCAACAAAAACCGCATGATCTGGACAAACCTGAACACCTGCAATGCTGGTATAGGGAGATTCAAGATTTTTAAGCTCAAGTGTGTTGAGATCCAGACTCGCCAATCTGCTCATCCCATTCTCGGTATAAGCACAAATAATGTTGTTGCCTGCAAATCCATAGGTAGACATGCCAAACACCCAAAGCGGCAATCCAAATTCAGCAGCTTTTTCGCACAGGGCTTCTACAGTTTGAGTCGTTGGATTCCAGCGGTAAAAATTCCACCAGCCTGTACGATCGCTGACGAAAATCAGATTTCCATCCGGCGACCATTCCGGCTGAAAAATCGCTTCTTCTCGTCCCCCTGCAATTTTTTCAGGCGTTGCTAATGTGCCATCCTCTTGAATTTTCGCTGTCCATAACTCGGTTCCATCCCAAGGCATATCAGGATGATGCCAGCAAATCCAACTCAATCGAGATCCATCCGGACTTAATCGAGGAAACATGTAGAAATCAGATCCCGCGACTAAGGTAGTTTGAGAGTGATCCTTGAGAGAGATGCTCGCGATCGTATTTTCTGCTTCTCGATCTGCATTTTGATGATCCTCTCGAATGCAAATTAAGCGATCGCGTTTTTTGTCTAAAATCACATCTGCGTAGCGAATCGCAGCTTCGGGAGTTAACGCGATCGGTTCCTCTCCAACCCTCTGCTGATACAAGCGCTGGTCAGCAAAATTTGAGAAATAAAC is part of the Leptolyngbya boryana PCC 6306 genome and harbors:
- a CDS encoding S9 family peptidase, whose protein sequence is MAVASYGAWKSPISSDLIVAGAIGLGQIKLDGKTIYWSESRPTEGGRNVIIRRSENGQTVEVTPTAFNARTRVHEYGGGAFTIIDETVYFSNFADQRLYQQRVGEEPIALTPEAAIRYADVILDKKRDRLICIREDHQNADREAENTIASISLKDHSQTTLVAGSDFYMFPRLSPDGSRLSWICWHHPDMPWDGTELWTAKIQEDGTLATPEKIAGGREEAIFQPEWSPDGNLIFVSDRTGWWNFYRWNPTTQTVEALCEKAAEFGLPLWVFGMSTYGFAGNNIICAYTENGMSRLASLDLNTLELKNLESPYTSIAGVQVCPDHAVFVGGSSTAPSAIVKYDFNTQQFETLRRASELRIDPGYLSIPEAIEFPTENNLTAHALYYAPKNKDFQAPEGELPPMLVKSHGGPTAATSASFNLGIQYWTSRGFAVLDVNYGGSTGYGRAYRERLKGTWGIVDVADCANGAKYLAEQGKVDGDRLVIAGGSAGGYTTLCALTFRNTFKAGASYYGVSDLKALAEDTHKFESRYLDGLIGAYPERADLYHDRSPITAVDRLSCPVIFFQGDEDRIVPPNQAEMMVDALKAKGLPVAYVLFEGEQHGFRKAENIKRALDGEFYFYSRVFGYTPADTIEPVAIHNL